From a region of the Bermanella marisrubri genome:
- a CDS encoding aldehyde dehydrogenase: MSSQRTFEYWKEQAASLSINGQAFINGQSVDAKSGETFETISPIDGRVLANVASCDEADVNEAVKLARAAFDSGVWSQKAPAERKQVLLKFADLIEANQEELALLETLDMGKPISDALSADIGGTLRAVRWTAEAVDKVYDEIAPTSENEIGMITREPVGVVAAIVPWNFPMIMASWKFSPALAMGNSVILKPSEKSPLTAIKLGQLAKEAGIPDGVFNILPGFGHTAGKALALHMDVDTLVFTGSTNVAKQLMIYAGQSNMKRIWSEAGGKSPHVVFADAPDLDLAADAAAAAICFNQGEVCTAGSRLLVEDSIYDEFMEKVRQSLGKWKAGNPLDPETNVGAIVDEDQLNRVLSFIEKGKEEGANLTVGGNRVELAEGGYFLEPTIFEDAQPHMSIVKEEIFGPVLSVIRFKTDEEALQLCNDSIYGLASGVWTNNLTRAHRFAKGIKAGMVWINEYDQGDMTAPFGGYKQSGNGRDKSLHAFEKYSEVKATWIKI, encoded by the coding sequence ATGTCCAGTCAGCGCACTTTCGAGTATTGGAAAGAACAAGCAGCAAGCCTTTCTATTAATGGTCAGGCCTTTATTAATGGTCAGTCGGTGGATGCAAAAAGTGGTGAGACTTTTGAAACCATTAGCCCCATAGACGGCCGTGTACTAGCAAATGTTGCAAGTTGTGATGAAGCTGATGTGAATGAAGCGGTGAAACTTGCCCGAGCAGCCTTTGATAGTGGGGTTTGGTCGCAAAAAGCGCCAGCGGAGCGCAAGCAAGTATTGCTAAAGTTTGCTGATCTAATCGAAGCTAACCAAGAAGAGCTGGCTTTATTGGAAACTCTCGATATGGGCAAGCCGATTAGTGACGCACTGTCAGCCGACATTGGTGGTACTTTGCGAGCGGTACGTTGGACAGCTGAGGCCGTGGATAAAGTTTACGATGAAATTGCGCCAACGTCAGAAAATGAAATCGGTATGATCACCCGCGAACCCGTTGGTGTGGTTGCGGCCATTGTACCTTGGAACTTTCCAATGATCATGGCCTCTTGGAAGTTTTCCCCTGCGCTGGCAATGGGGAATTCGGTTATTCTAAAACCTTCAGAGAAATCCCCGCTTACCGCTATTAAGCTTGGTCAATTAGCCAAAGAAGCAGGCATTCCCGATGGTGTGTTCAATATTCTTCCGGGCTTTGGTCATACGGCTGGGAAGGCGTTAGCCTTGCACATGGATGTCGATACCCTGGTATTCACGGGATCAACCAATGTTGCTAAACAGCTAATGATTTACGCTGGTCAATCGAACATGAAACGTATTTGGTCGGAAGCTGGTGGTAAGTCACCGCATGTGGTGTTCGCAGACGCGCCAGACTTAGACCTAGCGGCGGATGCTGCTGCTGCTGCCATTTGTTTTAACCAAGGTGAAGTTTGTACGGCGGGTTCTCGTCTATTGGTTGAAGACAGCATTTATGACGAGTTTATGGAAAAGGTTCGTCAGTCTCTAGGTAAATGGAAAGCAGGTAATCCGCTGGATCCAGAAACCAATGTCGGTGCTATTGTCGATGAAGATCAATTGAATCGTGTGCTTTCTTTTATTGAAAAAGGTAAAGAAGAGGGTGCAAACCTAACTGTAGGCGGTAATCGTGTTGAACTAGCCGAAGGCGGTTATTTCTTAGAGCCAACTATTTTCGAAGATGCACAGCCACACATGAGCATCGTTAAGGAAGAAATCTTTGGCCCTGTACTTTCGGTGATTCGTTTTAAAACCGATGAAGAAGCATTGCAGCTATGTAATGACAGTATTTATGGTTTAGCTTCTGGAGTGTGGACGAATAACCTTACTCGAGCCCATCGCTTTGCAAAAGGTATCAAAGCTGGCATGGTCTGGATCAATGAGTACGATCAGGGCGATATGACGGCACCATTTGGTGGCTACAAGCAAAGTGGTAATGGTCGAGATAAATCACTGCATGCGTTTGAGAAATACAGTGAAGTGAAAGCGACTTGGATTAAGATTTAA
- a CDS encoding aspartate aminotransferase family protein has translation MSTSKHDAFWMPFTANRQFKAEPRLMVSAEGMYYQTEDGRNVLDGTAGLWCVNAGHGRKRISEAVAKQIQQLDFAPTFQMGHPLPFELAERLVKHTPDGLNRVFFTNSGSESADTSLKIAIAYHKAKGNHGKTRLIGREKGYHGTNFGGISVGGLGNNRKSFGSLLTGVDHLKHAWKPGSEFTKGLPEDGAEMADELLDMIALHGAETIAAVIVEPIVGSGGVFMPPQGYLKRLRQITEQHDILLIFDEVITGFGRVGEAFASNRMGVTPDIMNTAKGLTNGAIPMGAVFLQDFIYDAFMQGPEEIIELFHGYTYSGHPVAAAAGLATLDIYEEENLFQKALQLESYWQESLHKLREHGVVKDIRNYGLVGAIELHSSEKFGERGYKIFNHCYWKQNALVRCTGDTIAMSPPLILEESHIDELMNALSKSLSNAL, from the coding sequence ATGTCCACCAGCAAACACGATGCTTTTTGGATGCCATTCACGGCCAACCGCCAATTTAAAGCAGAACCACGCTTAATGGTATCTGCCGAAGGCATGTATTATCAGACGGAAGATGGCCGCAATGTGCTGGATGGCACGGCAGGCCTTTGGTGTGTCAACGCTGGCCATGGGCGCAAGCGTATTTCAGAAGCCGTCGCCAAACAGATTCAACAACTAGACTTTGCTCCCACTTTTCAAATGGGTCATCCACTCCCATTTGAATTAGCTGAGCGTTTAGTAAAGCACACACCGGATGGCCTAAACCGCGTTTTCTTTACCAACTCAGGTTCCGAATCGGCTGACACCTCTCTAAAGATAGCCATTGCCTACCATAAAGCCAAAGGTAACCATGGTAAAACCCGTTTAATTGGTCGTGAAAAGGGTTATCACGGTACCAACTTTGGTGGCATCAGTGTCGGTGGTTTAGGCAATAACCGCAAAAGCTTCGGCTCTCTATTAACAGGTGTGGATCATTTAAAACACGCATGGAAACCAGGCAGTGAATTTACTAAAGGTCTTCCAGAAGACGGCGCAGAAATGGCCGATGAGCTACTGGATATGATCGCCCTTCATGGCGCTGAAACCATTGCCGCCGTCATTGTAGAGCCTATCGTTGGTTCTGGTGGTGTATTCATGCCACCACAAGGTTATTTGAAGCGTTTACGTCAGATCACCGAACAGCATGACATTCTGCTTATTTTCGATGAAGTAATCACGGGCTTCGGTCGTGTGGGCGAAGCCTTCGCTTCAAACCGTATGGGTGTGACGCCAGATATTATGAATACAGCAAAAGGCCTCACCAATGGTGCAATTCCAATGGGTGCGGTGTTCTTACAAGACTTCATTTACGATGCCTTTATGCAAGGCCCTGAAGAAATTATTGAGCTATTCCACGGCTATACTTATAGCGGCCACCCAGTGGCAGCGGCAGCGGGTCTCGCAACACTGGATATTTACGAAGAAGAAAACTTATTCCAAAAAGCACTGCAGTTAGAAAGCTACTGGCAAGAGTCTCTGCACAAACTTCGTGAGCATGGTGTGGTCAAAGATATTCGTAACTATGGTTTAGTCGGTGCAATCGAACTGCATAGTTCAGAGAAATTTGGCGAGCGTGGTTACAAGATATTCAACCATTGCTACTGGAAACAGAATGCATTAGTGCGATGTACTGGCGATACCATTGCAATGTCTCCACCATTGATTCTTGAAGAATCGCACATTGATGAACTAATGAATGCATTGAGCAAATCATTAAGCAATGCATTGTAA
- a CDS encoding CoA-acylating methylmalonate-semialdehyde dehydrogenase: protein MNNITHFINGQITAASERNAPVYNPATGEQTGVVSLAPASLVEEAIANAKEAFEEWSKVTPLNRVRILFKFKMLLEERMDELAEAITKEHGKVFEDAKGEIIRGMEVVEFACGIPSALKGEITEQVGRDVDAYSVNQPLGVVAGISPFNFPAMVPMWMWPVAIACGNTFVMKPSEKDPTATLMVAEWLKECGLPDGVLNIVNGDKEAVDVLLTHPDIQAVSFVGSTPIAEYIYSTASAHGKRVQALGGAKNHMIVMPDADIDGAVNALMGAAFGSAGERCMAISVAVAVGDIADELVDKLAAKTKELKIGNGINRGLDMGPLVTKEHHAKVKGYVDLGVEEGAKLVVDGRDVKVDGGENGYFLGGCLFDNVTTDMKIYQEEIFGPVLCVVRVEDYATAAKMINDHEYGNGTSIFTRSGAVARKFAHDIQVGMVGVNVPIPVPMAFHAFGGWKRSLFGSNHVHGPEGVRFYTKRKAVTMRWPEGDLDAEFVMPTMK, encoded by the coding sequence ATGAATAACATTACCCATTTCATTAACGGTCAAATAACAGCGGCGAGCGAACGCAACGCCCCTGTTTATAACCCAGCGACCGGTGAGCAAACGGGTGTTGTGTCTCTTGCTCCGGCTTCATTAGTAGAAGAAGCCATTGCTAATGCAAAAGAAGCATTCGAAGAATGGTCAAAAGTCACACCTCTCAACCGTGTGCGCATTCTATTTAAGTTTAAAATGCTGCTTGAAGAGCGCATGGATGAGTTAGCAGAAGCCATCACCAAGGAACACGGTAAAGTGTTTGAAGATGCGAAAGGCGAAATCATTCGTGGTATGGAAGTGGTTGAATTTGCCTGCGGTATTCCATCGGCATTAAAAGGTGAAATTACAGAGCAAGTCGGTCGTGATGTCGACGCCTACTCTGTGAATCAACCACTGGGTGTTGTGGCCGGTATCTCTCCGTTCAACTTCCCTGCCATGGTTCCAATGTGGATGTGGCCTGTTGCCATCGCCTGCGGTAATACTTTCGTGATGAAGCCTTCAGAAAAAGACCCAACGGCTACCTTAATGGTCGCTGAGTGGTTAAAAGAATGTGGCTTGCCTGATGGCGTACTTAACATCGTTAACGGTGATAAAGAAGCTGTTGATGTTTTACTGACTCACCCAGATATTCAAGCAGTAAGCTTTGTTGGTTCCACACCCATTGCTGAATACATTTATTCGACTGCCAGTGCACACGGCAAACGTGTTCAAGCGCTTGGCGGTGCAAAGAACCACATGATTGTCATGCCTGATGCTGATATCGACGGTGCTGTAAATGCATTAATGGGAGCTGCGTTCGGCTCTGCTGGTGAGCGCTGCATGGCAATTTCTGTAGCGGTCGCCGTGGGCGATATTGCTGACGAACTGGTTGATAAGCTTGCTGCCAAAACAAAAGAACTCAAAATTGGCAATGGTATTAACCGCGGCCTTGATATGGGTCCATTAGTAACCAAAGAGCACCACGCAAAAGTAAAAGGCTATGTTGATCTGGGCGTGGAAGAAGGTGCCAAACTCGTTGTTGATGGCCGCGACGTCAAAGTTGACGGCGGAGAGAACGGTTACTTCTTGGGTGGTTGCTTGTTCGATAACGTCACCACCGACATGAAAATTTATCAGGAAGAAATCTTTGGACCCGTGCTTTGTGTAGTGCGTGTAGAGGATTACGCCACAGCCGCCAAGATGATTAACGATCATGAATACGGTAATGGTACATCGATCTTTACCCGTTCAGGTGCGGTAGCTCGTAAGTTTGCACACGATATTCAAGTGGGCATGGTCGGTGTAAACGTGCCGATTCCAGTACCAATGGCATTCCATGCATTTGGTGGTTGGAAGCGTTCTCTATTCGGTAGTAATCATGTTCATGGTCCTGAAGGTGTGAGGTTCTATACCAAACGTAAAGCGGTCACCATGCGCTGGCCAGAAGGCGACCTAGACGCCGAATTCGTCATGCCAACCATGAAATAA
- a CDS encoding cupin domain-containing protein codes for MNIEKLIDVNQQNAEKEVYLPDQEKIASGNPEQGIWNVFSSKDEKFNAGIWDSQAGKWQVSYSEDEYCVILEGGSIIHDKDGNTKTVKAGDHFMVPAGFSGDWEVPNYCKKSM; via the coding sequence ATGAATATTGAAAAATTAATTGACGTTAATCAGCAAAACGCAGAAAAAGAAGTGTATCTTCCAGATCAAGAAAAGATTGCTTCAGGTAACCCTGAGCAAGGTATCTGGAATGTATTCTCTTCGAAAGATGAAAAGTTCAATGCTGGCATTTGGGATAGCCAAGCAGGTAAATGGCAAGTCAGTTACAGCGAAGATGAATATTGCGTCATCTTAGAAGGTGGATCTATTATTCACGATAAAGATGGCAATACGAAAACCGTGAAAGCCGGTGATCATTTTATGGTGCCAGCTGGTTTTTCTGGAGATTGGGAAGTCCCTAATTACTGTAAAAAATCTATGTAG
- a CDS encoding NAD(P)/FAD-dependent oxidoreductase, translating to MTQRTPHTGSYYAATANDQVDRPSLQDSIDTQICIVGAGFTGISSALHLAEAGFKVTVLEGARIGYGASGRNGGQLVNSYSRDIDVIEKNYGKELGSALGHMAFEGGNIIRERIEKYNIDCGYKPGGIFAAFNAKQMHELKEQKTLWERYGHEGLELLDEDSIREQINTDAYIGGLLDHTGGHIHPLNLVLGEAKAFEELGGTIYEDSKVTKIDRSKRPVVHTENGSVTCDYLLLAGNAYMGGLVPELASKSMPCGTQIVTTEVLDEDMAKSLIPNQYCVEDCNYKLDYYRITQDNRLLYGGGVTYGGGDPASIERFVRSHMEKTFPQLKGVQIEYAWGGDFLLTMSRLPQIGRLTDSIFYAQGYSGHGVTTTHLIGKLVGEMMKGNAERFDAFASLKHYPFPGGQMFRVPYTMIGAAYYGIRDKLGI from the coding sequence ATGACCCAACGCACACCGCATACAGGTTCCTATTACGCAGCCACGGCGAACGATCAAGTGGACCGCCCGTCTTTACAAGACAGCATTGATACACAGATTTGTATTGTTGGTGCTGGCTTTACCGGTATTTCCAGTGCCCTACATTTAGCCGAAGCCGGTTTTAAAGTAACCGTGCTTGAGGGTGCGCGTATTGGTTACGGTGCAAGTGGTCGCAATGGTGGTCAGCTCGTTAACAGTTATAGCCGTGACATCGATGTAATTGAAAAGAATTATGGCAAAGAACTGGGTAGCGCCCTTGGTCACATGGCATTTGAAGGCGGTAACATCATTCGCGAGCGAATAGAAAAATACAATATTGATTGTGGCTACAAGCCCGGTGGTATTTTTGCTGCATTCAACGCCAAGCAAATGCATGAACTCAAAGAACAGAAAACGCTTTGGGAACGTTATGGCCACGAAGGTTTAGAGCTGCTTGATGAAGACAGTATTCGTGAACAAATCAATACCGACGCCTATATTGGTGGTCTTTTAGATCATACTGGTGGTCACATTCATCCGCTTAATCTTGTACTCGGTGAAGCTAAAGCATTTGAAGAGCTTGGCGGTACGATTTATGAAGATAGCAAGGTTACTAAAATTGATCGCTCCAAACGTCCGGTGGTTCACACTGAAAACGGCAGTGTAACCTGCGATTATCTTTTGCTTGCCGGTAACGCTTATATGGGCGGTTTAGTGCCTGAGCTTGCATCCAAGTCGATGCCTTGTGGTACTCAAATTGTGACCACCGAGGTGCTGGATGAAGACATGGCCAAGTCCCTCATTCCAAATCAATACTGTGTTGAAGATTGTAATTACAAACTCGACTATTACCGTATCACACAAGATAACCGTTTGCTCTATGGCGGCGGTGTAACATACGGTGGTGGTGATCCTGCGAGCATTGAGCGTTTTGTGCGAAGCCATATGGAGAAAACCTTTCCACAATTAAAAGGCGTGCAAATCGAATATGCATGGGGCGGTGACTTCCTATTAACCATGAGTCGCTTACCGCAAATTGGCCGCTTAACCGATAGTATTTTTTATGCTCAAGGCTACTCAGGTCATGGTGTAACCACCACTCACCTTATCGGTAAGCTCGTGGGCGAAATGATGAAAGGAAATGCAGAACGCTTTGATGCCTTTGCCAGTCTGAAACACTATCCGTTCCCAGGCGGACAAATGTTCCGAGTGCCATACACTATGATAGGTGCAGCCTACTATGGCATTCGCGACAAACTAGGGATTTAG
- a CDS encoding DUF4396 domain-containing protein: protein MAISWKNKSNWIKSAHNTKWCLIGCAIGDFGTIAYFQNIEHDWSVLSVMALAMVNGLLTSILLETIILLRAKFDFKDALKTALGMSFISMIAMELAMNITDYALTGGAILTWWVIPIALFVGFITPWPYNYWRLEKFKKSCH from the coding sequence ATGGCTATTTCTTGGAAAAATAAAAGCAATTGGATAAAAAGCGCGCATAATACTAAGTGGTGCCTGATTGGCTGTGCCATTGGTGACTTTGGGACGATCGCGTATTTTCAAAATATTGAACATGACTGGTCAGTGCTATCCGTTATGGCACTGGCTATGGTGAATGGTTTATTAACCAGTATCTTGCTAGAAACTATCATATTGCTACGTGCAAAGTTTGACTTTAAAGATGCATTAAAAACCGCGTTAGGCATGAGCTTTATTTCCATGATCGCTATGGAGTTGGCGATGAATATCACCGACTATGCATTAACCGGTGGCGCCATTTTAACGTGGTGGGTGATTCCAATCGCGCTGTTTGTGGGCTTTATTACACCATGGCCCTATAACTATTGGCGTTTGGAGAAATTTAAGAAATCGTGTCACTAA
- a CDS encoding helix-turn-helix domain-containing protein: MMLYIKNMVCNRCIMIVQQVLTDLNIAYDNITLGEVVLSAELSDDKIQALDAELLKYGFERLNASKSVWVDQLKVACIQYLNDQVHQREKLSDYVRRHVHRDYQYLSHLFSSIEGMTLEQYFIRLRIEKAKEMLAYGQDTLAEIAFQLGFSSTAHLSGQFKKVTGLTPSHFRNARHKQERVPLDNL; the protein is encoded by the coding sequence ATGATGCTCTATATTAAAAACATGGTATGTAATCGCTGTATTATGATCGTGCAGCAGGTTTTGACAGATCTCAATATAGCCTATGACAATATTACGTTAGGCGAAGTCGTACTCTCAGCCGAGCTTAGCGACGATAAGATCCAAGCATTAGATGCCGAGCTTTTAAAATATGGCTTTGAGCGCTTAAATGCGAGTAAAAGCGTTTGGGTAGACCAACTTAAAGTCGCTTGCATTCAATATTTAAATGACCAAGTTCATCAGCGTGAAAAGCTTTCTGACTATGTTCGCCGACATGTGCATCGAGATTATCAATACTTAAGCCATTTATTCTCCAGTATCGAAGGTATGACATTAGAGCAATATTTTATTCGTTTGCGCATTGAAAAGGCGAAAGAGATGCTAGCCTACGGTCAAGATACCTTAGCTGAAATAGCCTTTCAGTTAGGGTTCAGTAGTACTGCACATTTAAGTGGACAATTCAAAAAAGTGACGGGCCTAACACCAAGCCACTTTAGAAATGCGCGCCACAAACAAGAGCGTGTCCCCTTGGATAACCTATAA
- a CDS encoding CLCA_X family protein, producing MKDRIFYRRGPNHRNDDVNFIDIRRRFNFRSIELGKWVTHAEKAKAANLFYDALSDLMCILSAPEDLVSLRGSLALQYGKGGQRYVSAHYDPSTRSFALAKNAGPGSIAHEWFHAFDHYICSKLYDENEVSRHQFASSYWLEDGDYKAHPINHRLVQCFQTILLSEDGEEPSDVFKQSVLVDKKMNTKYFSQPEEICARAFEAFIQDQPIKNEFLVKGTKESDEAKLGLYPQGQHRVRINYAFKDYFQSLGQALYRESQR from the coding sequence ATGAAAGACCGAATATTCTATCGCCGCGGACCAAATCATAGAAACGACGATGTCAATTTTATTGATATAAGACGACGCTTTAATTTTCGTAGTATTGAACTAGGGAAATGGGTGACCCACGCCGAGAAAGCGAAAGCGGCGAATTTGTTTTACGACGCGCTCAGTGATTTGATGTGTATTTTATCTGCACCTGAAGACCTTGTATCTTTGCGTGGATCTTTGGCATTGCAGTATGGAAAAGGTGGTCAACGCTATGTCAGTGCCCATTATGATCCTAGTACGCGAAGTTTTGCGCTCGCCAAAAATGCAGGGCCTGGCAGTATTGCTCACGAATGGTTTCATGCGTTTGATCATTACATTTGCAGCAAACTATACGATGAAAACGAAGTAAGTCGACATCAATTTGCAAGTAGCTATTGGTTAGAAGATGGAGACTATAAAGCACATCCAATTAATCACCGTTTAGTACAATGCTTTCAGACCATTTTATTGAGTGAAGATGGCGAAGAGCCCAGTGATGTCTTTAAGCAGTCCGTGCTGGTGGATAAGAAAATGAATACAAAGTACTTTAGTCAGCCAGAAGAAATATGTGCGCGTGCCTTTGAAGCGTTCATTCAAGATCAGCCAATAAAAAATGAGTTTTTGGTGAAAGGCACAAAAGAATCAGACGAAGCTAAATTGGGTTTATACCCACAAGGCCAGCACCGAGTTCGCATCAATTATGCATTCAAAGACTATTTTCAAAGTCTTGGTCAAGCCTTATATCGAGAATCTCAGCGATAG
- a CDS encoding HPP family protein: protein MSHCPGYLNAVNQDRLYIAVSRYIGVHVKQGPFLKELSNTLGIESTGFSLIERLLAACGAAGSLCLCVVISAHLTGFDIPDMLVTSLGASAVLVFTVPHGAMSQPWPLVVGHAVCALVGVSVYKLLGFTVFSACMAVGLSILLMTYTRSIHPPGGATALYAVIGGDAVHQLGFHYLLCPIALNVALLLICAITFNWFFEWRRYPTHWFKLTRVHSNGPIQKGDNNFDSRICRDDLIYARDQLDSFVDITIDDLELILGLANEHRAQKRMKKNNESSKIMRT, encoded by the coding sequence GTGTCACATTGTCCCGGTTATCTCAATGCTGTTAATCAAGATCGCTTATATATTGCGGTTAGTCGCTATATCGGAGTACATGTGAAGCAAGGGCCTTTTTTAAAGGAGTTATCGAATACCTTAGGGATTGAATCAACCGGCTTTTCCCTTATAGAAAGGCTTTTAGCGGCCTGTGGTGCAGCAGGGTCTTTGTGTTTGTGTGTCGTCATTAGTGCCCACTTAACGGGGTTTGATATACCCGACATGCTGGTAACATCCTTGGGAGCTAGCGCTGTGTTGGTGTTTACTGTCCCCCATGGTGCCATGTCACAACCCTGGCCTTTGGTTGTGGGTCACGCAGTATGTGCACTTGTAGGTGTGTCCGTTTATAAGCTCTTAGGTTTTACGGTGTTTTCTGCTTGCATGGCCGTTGGTTTGAGCATTCTGCTTATGACATATACTCGCAGTATTCATCCACCAGGTGGAGCAACAGCTCTTTACGCCGTAATAGGAGGGGACGCTGTACACCAGCTTGGTTTTCATTATCTATTGTGTCCAATTGCTTTAAATGTGGCCCTACTCTTGATCTGCGCTATTACTTTCAATTGGTTTTTTGAATGGCGTCGATATCCAACTCACTGGTTTAAGTTAACTCGAGTACATAGTAACGGGCCCATACAGAAAGGAGATAACAATTTCGATTCTCGCATCTGCCGCGATGATTTGATTTATGCACGAGATCAGTTAGATTCATTTGTTGATATAACCATCGATGACTTAGAACTAATTTTGGGTCTGGCCAATGAGCATCGAGCACAAAAGCGAATGAAAAAGAACAATGAGTCGTCGAAGATCATGAGGACATAG
- a CDS encoding LysR family transcriptional regulator, protein MQKYRIMDIRLAQTFLEIMSSGSFLVAAKTLHISQTAATARIKNLEEQLGTQLFIRNRNGAKLTSDGERFVEHARRLVNTWKEAQAALAHPAEEPQTVTIGVESSLWNPIATDMVNQLYLQKSNLKMHVEVAESEALHRYLHDQTLDVLILHSPQYHSQLEVELLLEEKLIHVASSKRFEPNLFINWGNDFLQKFDASLTTPKQTGLSCNLGPLALKIMLETGGNGYFRTRVVKPYLDTGELYKVSDTQEFSYPIFITRNKNNSNPILPEVLNATRAITQEQTEWLI, encoded by the coding sequence ATGCAGAAATATAGAATTATGGATATTCGACTCGCCCAAACCTTTTTAGAAATCATGAGCTCAGGGAGCTTTCTAGTCGCGGCAAAAACACTTCACATCTCACAAACCGCCGCTACCGCACGCATCAAGAACCTAGAAGAGCAATTAGGTACACAATTATTTATTCGAAACCGCAATGGTGCGAAATTGACATCCGACGGCGAGCGTTTCGTTGAGCATGCAAGACGACTGGTTAATACTTGGAAAGAGGCTCAGGCTGCTTTAGCTCATCCGGCAGAGGAACCTCAAACGGTTACAATTGGCGTTGAATCTAGCCTTTGGAACCCAATTGCAACAGATATGGTCAATCAACTTTATCTGCAAAAATCAAATCTTAAGATGCATGTTGAGGTTGCAGAGTCAGAGGCATTACACAGATATTTACATGATCAAACCTTAGATGTGCTTATCCTGCATTCCCCCCAATATCACTCACAATTAGAGGTAGAACTCTTACTGGAGGAAAAACTTATTCATGTTGCTTCCAGTAAACGATTTGAACCTAATTTATTCATTAATTGGGGCAATGACTTTTTACAAAAATTCGATGCCAGCTTAACCACACCTAAACAAACTGGGTTAAGCTGCAATTTAGGCCCGTTGGCATTAAAGATCATGCTAGAAACTGGTGGAAACGGCTACTTTCGAACTCGTGTCGTTAAACCCTATTTGGACACTGGAGAGCTTTATAAAGTCAGTGATACGCAAGAATTCAGCTATCCGATATTTATTACTCGGAACAAAAACAACAGCAACCCTATTCTTCCAGAGGTACTCAATGCCACTCGAGCGATAACACAAGAGCAAACTGAATGGCTTATATAA
- a CDS encoding RDD family protein has product MVSKQSIPETKSFEITKSSDPLLRLINLIVDTFMLLIVCNLFVFIAGFIFGHYSIDLTTSFAIATLTYLSYYIILESIFGKTLGKIITKTKVVDEYGGLPSLPQVIARTFSRLIPFEPFSFARDDSRGWHDSIPGTYVILDK; this is encoded by the coding sequence ATGGTTTCGAAACAGTCGATTCCTGAAACTAAAAGTTTTGAAATAACTAAGTCTTCAGATCCGTTACTTCGACTTATAAACTTAATTGTTGATACCTTCATGCTTTTAATTGTTTGTAATTTATTTGTCTTTATTGCTGGCTTTATATTTGGCCATTATAGCATTGATCTGACCACGTCTTTTGCTATCGCAACGCTAACATATTTGTCTTACTACATTATTTTGGAATCAATTTTTGGCAAAACATTAGGAAAAATCATAACCAAAACTAAGGTTGTAGATGAGTACGGTGGTTTACCCAGTTTGCCACAAGTGATTGCCAGAACTTTTTCTCGACTAATTCCATTCGAGCCTTTTTCCTTTGCGAGGGATGATAGCCGAGGTTGGCACGATAGTATTCCCGGAACATATGTCATTTTGGATAAGTAA
- a CDS encoding YkvA family protein, whose product MSEHSKNKAEEELKRQSAGVSKKDLEKVIHEQDAIEDKFKTSGPLGRYIEDAKLLFSLIKDYANGSYRAIPWYSIAAIVAALLYVLNPFDILPDLLPLLGLMDDAFVIAKCLSMVESDLHAYKAWKLQNQSEM is encoded by the coding sequence ATGAGCGAGCACAGCAAAAACAAAGCCGAAGAAGAGCTTAAACGACAATCCGCAGGCGTCTCGAAAAAAGATCTTGAAAAAGTAATTCACGAACAAGACGCCATTGAGGACAAGTTTAAGACCAGTGGTCCACTCGGTCGCTATATTGAAGATGCCAAGCTGCTGTTTTCGCTTATCAAGGATTACGCCAACGGCAGCTATCGAGCGATTCCTTGGTACTCTATAGCTGCCATTGTTGCAGCATTGCTGTATGTCTTAAATCCTTTCGATATTCTGCCCGATTTACTTCCGCTACTTGGTTTAATGGACGATGCCTTTGTCATTGCCAAATGCTTGTCTATGGTGGAAAGCGACCTTCATGCTTATAAAGCATGGAAACTTCAAAACCAGTCAGAAATGTAG
- a CDS encoding RNA-binding S4 domain-containing protein translates to MRVVEITEEPVELYKILKFEGIVESGGQAKAVIDDGLVSVNGEVETRKRKKIVSGDVIKYTDIEVKVVLK, encoded by the coding sequence ATGCGAGTAGTCGAAATCACCGAAGAACCCGTTGAGTTATATAAGATTCTTAAGTTTGAAGGCATCGTAGAAAGCGGCGGGCAGGCCAAGGCGGTCATTGATGATGGCCTGGTATCGGTCAATGGTGAGGTAGAGACCAGAAAGCGTAAGAAAATTGTATCTGGTGATGTCATTAAATACACGGATATTGAAGTTAAAGTCGTGCTGAAATAG